A stretch of Methanosphaerula palustris E1-9c DNA encodes these proteins:
- a CDS encoding dephospho-CoA kinase, whose amino-acid sequence MKVIGIVGLPASGKGEFSRIAEAMGIPVVVMGDVIRAAVKEAGMPETDQSFGLVAQRLRDLHGMGAIAVSSIPFIRATGASVVLVDGIRGDAEVAIFRQEFPDFHLIGIRSDFSVRLARLSQRGRTDDVLSAGELHRRDEREIRWGLDRALAEADRTLINDSTIAEYSAEVHALLAALKGAV is encoded by the coding sequence ATGAAGGTAATAGGGATCGTTGGTTTGCCGGCGAGCGGTAAAGGGGAGTTCTCGCGGATAGCAGAAGCGATGGGGATCCCGGTTGTGGTGATGGGGGACGTGATCCGTGCGGCGGTGAAGGAGGCAGGGATGCCGGAGACCGACCAGAGTTTTGGCTTGGTTGCGCAGCGGTTGCGCGACCTCCACGGGATGGGAGCGATTGCGGTCAGTTCGATCCCGTTCATCCGGGCGACCGGAGCGTCGGTGGTGCTGGTCGACGGGATCCGGGGTGATGCCGAGGTGGCGATCTTCCGCCAGGAGTTCCCGGACTTTCACCTGATCGGGATCAGGTCTGACTTCTCTGTCCGCCTTGCCCGGCTCAGCCAGCGCGGACGGACCGATGATGTGCTCTCTGCCGGGGAACTGCACCGGCGTGATGAACGCGAGATCCGGTGGGGTCTCGACCGTGCCCTTGCAGAGGCCGATCGGACGCTGATCAACGACAGCACCATCGCAGAGTACTCGGCTGAGGTGCACGCCCTGCTCGCAGCACTGAAGGGGGCGGTCTGA
- a CDS encoding anaerobic ribonucleoside-triphosphate reductase activating protein: MNGDALKVNFGGFVPLSTVDWPGRAVCTVFFRGCPVRCPYCQNRAILGGTDLREVSEVRSMISSSGFLISGVVFSGGEATAQVEPLAALAAAAHDLGLATGVQTNGVYPAALAYLIENELVDRVALDIKARWERYPNLFGVDLVAEVQQSLELCRSAHLEGRLEEFEVVITLFPGYEGDVQYIASTVGGVDLVLQQGVQGRLAPLTDRELQRVADQIGRRVRIRTRTGGEYWYEGNRDRWFAGER, encoded by the coding sequence ATGAACGGTGATGCACTGAAGGTCAACTTTGGTGGGTTCGTCCCACTCAGCACCGTCGACTGGCCCGGGCGGGCCGTCTGTACGGTCTTCTTTCGTGGCTGTCCGGTCAGGTGCCCCTACTGCCAGAACCGTGCGATCCTCGGAGGTACCGACCTCCGTGAGGTGAGCGAGGTCAGATCCATGATCAGTTCCTCCGGGTTTCTGATCAGCGGGGTGGTCTTCTCAGGCGGGGAAGCGACGGCGCAGGTAGAGCCGCTGGCTGCTCTGGCAGCGGCAGCGCATGATCTCGGGCTTGCCACCGGTGTGCAGACCAATGGTGTCTATCCGGCCGCTCTGGCCTATCTGATCGAGAACGAACTGGTCGACCGGGTGGCACTGGATATCAAGGCCCGGTGGGAGCGGTACCCGAACCTCTTCGGTGTCGACCTCGTCGCCGAAGTGCAGCAGTCGCTTGAACTCTGCAGATCCGCACACCTGGAGGGGAGGCTGGAAGAGTTCGAGGTGGTGATCACCCTCTTCCCTGGCTATGAGGGTGATGTACAGTACATCGCTTCAACCGTCGGTGGAGTGGACCTGGTGCTGCAGCAGGGGGTGCAGGGGAGACTTGCCCCGCTCACCGATCGTGAACTGCAGCGGGTGGCCGATCAGATCGGACGCAGGGTCAGAATCCGGACACGAACCGGGGGAGAATACTGGTATGAAGGTAATAGGGATCGTTGGTTTGCCGGCGAGCGGTAA
- the rnz gene encoding ribonuclease Z → MSGETMQVYFLGTAGALPSPLKNPACLMVRRGADTLLFDCGEGAQQQMMRARTGFTVDAIFITHWHADHFLGVFGLVQTLSFMGRAEPLTIYGPEWVHEFAEDVRHMGKTQMRFVLKSEEVLPGMVVPFDGYTVRAFKTRHGITSVGYVLEEDPRPGRFDREEAIRLGVKPGPLFGRLQRGEEVLVTVDGQERIVRPEQVVGVERPGRKVIYTGDTRPVIPAVSEIGMDADLLVHDATYNDTDLARAKEVFHATAGEAADVARAIRARTLALIHISSRYTASTDHLADAKQRFDGEVIAPVDLTMIEIPFRDA, encoded by the coding sequence ATGAGCGGGGAGACGATGCAGGTCTACTTCCTCGGGACGGCCGGGGCTCTGCCTTCCCCGCTGAAGAACCCGGCATGCCTGATGGTCAGACGGGGGGCCGATACCCTCCTCTTCGACTGCGGGGAGGGCGCTCAACAGCAGATGATGCGGGCCCGGACCGGGTTTACGGTTGACGCGATCTTCATCACCCACTGGCATGCAGATCATTTCCTTGGGGTCTTCGGTCTGGTCCAGACCCTCTCGTTCATGGGGAGGGCCGAGCCGTTGACGATATACGGCCCAGAGTGGGTGCATGAGTTCGCAGAGGACGTCCGGCACATGGGCAAGACCCAGATGCGGTTCGTACTGAAGTCGGAGGAGGTGCTGCCCGGCATGGTGGTCCCGTTCGACGGGTATACGGTCCGCGCCTTCAAGACCAGGCATGGGATCACCTCGGTCGGGTACGTGCTCGAGGAGGATCCTCGCCCGGGACGGTTCGATCGCGAGGAGGCGATCCGGCTCGGGGTCAAACCCGGCCCCCTCTTCGGCCGGCTGCAGCGTGGTGAAGAGGTGCTGGTGACGGTCGACGGTCAGGAACGGATCGTCCGGCCAGAACAGGTGGTCGGTGTGGAGCGCCCCGGCAGAAAGGTGATCTATACCGGGGATACCCGACCGGTGATCCCTGCGGTGAGCGAGATCGGGATGGACGCGGACCTGCTCGTCCATGATGCGACCTATAATGATACGGATCTGGCCAGGGCCAAAGAGGTCTTCCATGCCACCGCTGGTGAGGCAGCCGATGTGGCCAGGGCGATCCGGGCCCGGACCCTCGCCCTGATCCATATCTCATCCCGGTATACCGCCTCGACCGATCACCTCGCCGATGCCAAACAACGGTTCGATGGCGAGGTGATCGCCCCGGTCGACCTGACGATGATCGAGATCCCGTTCAGGGACGCCTGA
- a CDS encoding YgiQ family radical SAM protein yields MDQVMKRDERCRGAGRPQPEFLPMSMREARKLGISQFDVILISGDAYVDHPSFGTALIGRVLWEAGYTVGVIAQPDWHGPDDLTALGRPRLFFSVSSGSVDSMVNHYTPNKKRRSEDVYSPGGRPNRPDRATIVYAQQVHALFPETPLLLGGIEASLRRFAHYDYWSDSIRQSILADAPADLVVYGMGEQQIVAIADRLNTGESIGEIMDIAGTTVKMAPKTWRATDPGDAVVIPSYTEVAGDKRVYAEAFRLHALEQNPITGRRVVQPHSKTVIIQNPPALPLSTEALDRIYALPFTRKAHPSYTTKVPALEPVRFSVTSHRGCFGSCSFCALTHHQGRIIQSRSVSSIVDEVTRMTRMKGWKGIVQDVGGPSANMYGLSCPRWWTLGPCADRACSPDCLSLTVSHQQQVEMLSALRAVPGVRKVFISSGVRYDLVLADHSTYLQDLVRHHVSGHLKIAPEHFVDSVTARMHKPGRAIFETFQRAYDKTVRETGLRQYLLPYLMSGHPGCTVGDMIEMARYIEDHHLYTEQVQDFTPTPMSVSTCMYATGLDPFTMKPVHVPTGREKQIQRAFLRYRDPANETMVREGLAQTKREDLIGSGPKCLLPDHRAGKMIGFRRP; encoded by the coding sequence ATGGACCAGGTCATGAAGAGAGACGAGCGGTGCAGAGGTGCCGGCAGACCGCAACCCGAGTTTCTGCCGATGTCAATGAGGGAGGCCAGAAAACTGGGGATCTCACAGTTCGATGTGATCCTGATCAGCGGGGACGCCTACGTGGACCATCCCTCCTTCGGGACGGCCCTGATCGGGCGGGTGCTCTGGGAGGCCGGGTACACCGTCGGGGTGATCGCCCAGCCGGACTGGCACGGTCCGGACGACCTGACCGCCCTCGGGAGGCCGCGGCTCTTCTTCTCAGTCTCCTCCGGGAGCGTCGACTCGATGGTGAACCATTACACCCCGAACAAAAAGAGGCGCTCGGAGGATGTGTACTCCCCGGGCGGGAGACCCAACCGGCCCGACCGGGCGACGATCGTCTACGCCCAGCAGGTACACGCCCTCTTCCCGGAGACGCCCCTGCTGCTCGGGGGGATCGAGGCGAGCCTGCGGCGGTTCGCCCACTACGACTACTGGTCCGACTCAATCAGACAGTCGATCCTCGCCGACGCCCCGGCAGACCTGGTCGTCTACGGGATGGGCGAGCAGCAGATCGTCGCGATCGCAGACCGGCTGAACACCGGTGAATCGATCGGGGAGATCATGGATATCGCCGGGACGACTGTGAAGATGGCGCCGAAGACCTGGCGGGCCACCGACCCGGGGGATGCGGTGGTGATCCCGTCGTACACCGAGGTCGCCGGGGATAAACGAGTGTATGCCGAAGCGTTTCGACTCCATGCGCTCGAACAGAACCCGATCACCGGCAGACGCGTCGTCCAGCCGCACTCAAAGACGGTGATCATCCAGAACCCGCCGGCCCTGCCTCTCTCAACCGAAGCACTCGATCGAATCTATGCCCTCCCCTTCACAAGGAAGGCCCACCCCTCGTACACCACGAAGGTTCCGGCCCTCGAACCGGTCAGGTTCTCGGTCACCAGTCACCGGGGGTGCTTCGGGTCCTGCTCGTTCTGTGCCCTGACCCACCACCAGGGCCGGATCATCCAGAGCAGGTCGGTCAGCTCGATCGTCGACGAGGTGACGAGGATGACCCGGATGAAGGGCTGGAAGGGGATCGTGCAGGACGTCGGCGGGCCGAGCGCCAACATGTACGGACTCTCCTGTCCCCGGTGGTGGACCCTCGGCCCCTGTGCCGACAGAGCCTGTTCCCCGGACTGTCTCTCCCTCACCGTCAGCCACCAGCAGCAGGTCGAGATGCTCAGCGCTCTTCGGGCGGTGCCGGGGGTTAGGAAGGTCTTCATCAGTTCCGGAGTCCGGTACGACCTGGTCCTCGCAGACCATTCGACCTATCTCCAGGACCTGGTCAGACACCATGTCTCAGGCCACCTGAAGATCGCACCCGAGCACTTCGTCGACAGCGTCACCGCCCGGATGCATAAACCGGGGAGGGCAATCTTCGAGACGTTCCAGCGTGCCTACGATAAAACGGTCAGAGAGACCGGTCTCCGGCAGTACCTGCTCCCCTACCTGATGTCAGGCCATCCAGGGTGCACGGTCGGAGACATGATCGAGATGGCCCGATATATCGAGGATCACCACCTCTACACCGAACAGGTACAGGACTTCACCCCAACCCCGATGTCGGTCTCGACCTGCATGTATGCGACCGGGCTGGATCCGTTCACGATGAAGCCGGTGCATGTCCCGACGGGGCGTGAAAAGCAGATCCAGCGGGCTTTCCTTCGGTACCGGGACCCCGCGAACGAGACGATGGTCAGGGAAGGGCTTGCCCAGACAAAAAGAGAGGACCTGATCGGATCAGGACCGAAATGCCTGCTCCCGGATCATCGTGCCGGAAAGATGATCGGATTCAGGCGTCCCTGA
- a CDS encoding sugar phosphate isomerase/epimerase family protein, whose translation MQKLFFASSSKVMDTPEWVYSLEEAGYDGWEIMADGPYRLDDPKAFAQVKSVLETTGLAASVHAPYNDLNLASLNYPIWKESIRQISACIAHAADLTDRVTIHPGYISTIGALDPHRTWALQKEALVEIGKVAVEHGVLACLENMIGVAEFLCRFPLEIIGMTEGIEGVGITCDLGHANTAGQVGPFLEHLELFNHMHLHDNHGLSDEHLALGDGSIDWAAIGPQVKRRYSGIAVVEGRSLEEARRSAAAFRRWFV comes from the coding sequence ATGCAGAAACTCTTCTTCGCCTCCTCGTCGAAGGTGATGGATACCCCTGAATGGGTCTACTCGCTGGAGGAGGCCGGGTACGACGGCTGGGAGATCATGGCCGACGGGCCGTACCGTCTCGATGACCCGAAGGCTTTCGCACAGGTGAAATCTGTGCTGGAGACGACCGGCCTCGCAGCCTCGGTCCATGCCCCCTATAACGACCTGAACCTGGCCTCGTTGAACTATCCGATCTGGAAGGAGTCGATTCGACAGATCTCGGCCTGCATCGCCCATGCAGCCGATCTGACCGATCGGGTCACGATCCACCCGGGGTATATCTCGACGATCGGAGCGCTTGACCCGCACCGGACCTGGGCCCTGCAGAAGGAGGCGCTGGTGGAGATCGGGAAGGTGGCGGTGGAGCATGGGGTGCTGGCCTGCCTGGAGAACATGATCGGGGTTGCAGAGTTCCTCTGCCGGTTTCCGCTGGAGATCATCGGCATGACTGAGGGGATCGAAGGGGTGGGGATCACCTGCGACCTCGGCCATGCCAACACGGCCGGGCAGGTGGGTCCGTTCCTCGAACACCTCGAGCTGTTCAACCATATGCACCTGCACGACAACCACGGCCTCTCCGACGAACACCTCGCCCTCGGGGACGGTTCGATCGACTGGGCTGCCATTGGTCCGCAGGTCAAACGCCGGTACAGCGGAATCGCCGTCGTCGAGGGACGGTCCCTGGAGGAGGCACGGCGGTCTGCCGCTGCATTCCGGCGGTGGTTTGTATGA